A stretch of the Fusobacterium varium genome encodes the following:
- a CDS encoding putative PTS system, IIA subunit, with translation MLSRKSIDLLHFLLKEKRNVSLKELSDNFHLSERSIRYEIEKIQKELSVKDGFEFIISKGECFVDDYAALEKYLNDSRQDYIFSPKEREVYILLKICFEREINQNTISEELDTSRSTIKVHLKDIKKVLDEYNLELELLHKKGLGVTGEEEKIRQCTLKIMSMVKKSNSSFLKNILDDYLEEIDIEGVKLFINYCQKLMNKIVSDEAFDIISKYLILAIYFNKKGYKITSIKNYNFLKNTSEFECVEKSRALLEGFYEIELSEEEYLKITDYFLGSHTYNISYSYYENWVEIEMIVKNFINRINEKLDVDISADETLMTGLVNHIKPTIYRLKNGIELENTIYEEVVESYPNLFSLIKGSVGELEDFIDNKFTNDEIAFITIHFKAAIDRNIKKKREKVKVLVVCGSGYGSSKLLAQQLKDMYRVEIIDTIPRYLLEKVNKRTDIDLILTTIPLDDFETDKTIIKVNPILNKEDMAKLDNYPISRDSKKIIFSELIEVIEKNSKIKVDEKLLGALKTFLDSKLIDDLFHKKITISDLLSEKRIKLKGKASNWREAIREAGELLLRDGCIEEEYIENMIKLVDDFGNYIMLIPNVIFPHTKSKNLVKKTAFSIVTYNKRIDFLDEGKIGIVICFCVKDEREHLDSLIEIVEKIEENNLEEKIRRSRTAKDVIKYLTN, from the coding sequence ATGCTGTCAAGAAAATCAATAGATTTATTGCATTTTTTACTCAAAGAAAAAAGAAATGTATCATTGAAAGAACTTTCAGATAATTTTCACTTGAGTGAAAGAAGCATAAGATATGAGATAGAGAAGATACAGAAAGAACTTTCAGTAAAAGATGGATTTGAATTCATCATTTCTAAGGGAGAATGCTTTGTTGATGATTATGCAGCATTGGAAAAATATCTTAATGATAGCAGACAAGATTATATTTTTTCACCAAAAGAAAGAGAAGTATATATATTATTGAAGATATGCTTTGAAAGGGAGATTAATCAAAATACAATATCAGAAGAACTTGATACAAGCAGAAGCACTATAAAAGTTCATTTAAAAGATATAAAGAAAGTGTTAGACGAATATAACTTAGAATTGGAACTTTTACACAAAAAAGGACTTGGAGTTACAGGAGAGGAAGAAAAAATTCGTCAATGTACTTTAAAGATTATGAGTATGGTAAAAAAATCTAACAGCAGTTTTCTAAAAAACATACTTGATGATTATTTGGAAGAGATAGATATAGAAGGAGTAAAACTTTTTATAAATTACTGCCAAAAACTCATGAATAAAATAGTGTCAGATGAAGCTTTTGATATAATATCTAAATATTTGATACTTGCTATATATTTTAATAAAAAAGGATATAAGATAACAAGTATAAAAAACTATAATTTTTTAAAAAATACATCTGAATTTGAATGTGTAGAAAAATCAAGAGCACTTTTAGAAGGGTTCTATGAAATAGAGCTTTCAGAAGAAGAATATTTAAAGATAACAGATTACTTTTTAGGAAGTCACACATATAATATTTCTTATTCATATTATGAAAACTGGGTAGAAATAGAAATGATAGTAAAGAATTTTATAAACAGAATAAATGAAAAATTAGATGTGGACATATCAGCGGATGAAACTCTTATGACGGGATTAGTAAATCATATAAAACCTACGATATACAGACTTAAAAATGGGATAGAATTAGAAAATACAATATATGAGGAAGTTGTAGAAAGTTATCCGAATCTCTTTTCACTGATAAAGGGAAGTGTAGGAGAACTTGAAGATTTTATAGATAATAAATTTACAAATGATGAAATAGCATTTATTACAATACATTTTAAAGCTGCTATAGACAGAAATATAAAAAAGAAACGTGAAAAAGTGAAAGTGCTTGTTGTATGCGGTTCAGGATATGGAAGTTCTAAACTTTTGGCTCAGCAATTAAAGGATATGTACAGAGTTGAAATTATAGATACTATTCCTAGATATCTTTTGGAAAAAGTGAATAAAAGGACTGATATAGATTTGATATTGACAACCATTCCATTAGATGATTTTGAAACTGATAAAACTATTATAAAGGTAAATCCTATTTTAAATAAAGAGGATATGGCAAAATTAGATAATTACCCAATATCAAGAGACAGTAAAAAAATAATATTTTCAGAATTAATAGAAGTAATTGAAAAAAACAGTAAGATAAAGGTAGATGAAAAACTATTAGGAGCTTTAAAAACTTTTCTGGACAGTAAGCTGATAGACGATCTTTTTCATAAAAAAATTACAATCTCTGACCTGCTGTCAGAAAAAAGAATAAAATTAAAAGGAAAAGCTTCAAATTGGAGAGAAGCTATAAGAGAAGCAGGAGAATTGTTGTTAAGAGATGGTTGCATAGAAGAAGAATATATTGAGAATATGATAAAACTGGTGGATGATTTTGGAAACTATATAATGCTTATTCCAAATGTTATTTTTCCTCATACAAAGTCAAAGAATCTTGTAAAAAAGACAGCATTTTCCATAGTTACTTATAATAAAAGAATAGATTTTTTAGATGAAGGAAAAATTGGAATAGTAATATGTTTTTGTGTAAAAGATGAAAGAGAACATCTGGATAGTCTAATAGAAATTGTAGAAAAAATTGAAGAAAATAATCTGGAAGAAAAAATAAGGAGAAGTAGAACAGCAAAAGATGTAATAAAATATTTAACTAATTAA
- a CDS encoding putative PTS system, IIA subunit — MLKEAVKGRINIVENVNDWKEAIILAAKPLVEDGSVENSYIDAMIANVNKFGTYIVIAPKVAMPHSRPEDGVNKNCVSMLKINEGILFEGEEEKVYVFFVLGAVNNDSHIETLMELMELIEDEDKIEEIIEAKTVQEIMDLI; from the coding sequence ATGTTGAAAGAAGCAGTTAAGGGAAGGATAAATATAGTAGAAAATGTAAATGACTGGAAAGAAGCGATAATTTTAGCAGCAAAGCCATTAGTAGAAGATGGAAGTGTTGAAAATTCATATATAGATGCAATGATAGCTAATGTAAATAAATTTGGAACATATATAGTAATTGCACCAAAAGTTGCTATGCCACACTCTAGACCAGAGGATGGAGTAAATAAAAATTGTGTATCGATGTTGAAGATAAATGAGGGAATCCTTTTTGAAGGAGAAGAGGAAAAAGTATATGTATTTTTTGTGTTAGGGGCAGTAAATAATGATTCTCATATAGAAACTCTTATGGAACTTATGGAATTGATAGAAGATGAGGATAAAATAGAGGAAATCATTGAGGCAAAAACTGTTCAGGAAATAATGGATTTAATTTAA
- a CDS encoding putative PTS system, IIB subunit: protein MIKILTVCGNGIGSSLMCAMKIEEICKEEGIEADVSSSDFNSVAGKGADLIVTVKQLADQLNGYNVAEIRSYTNKKKIKEDVLDKIKELVK from the coding sequence ATGATAAAAATATTAACTGTATGTGGAAATGGAATTGGAAGCAGCTTAATGTGTGCTATGAAGATTGAAGAAATATGTAAAGAAGAGGGGATAGAAGCAGATGTATCATCATCAGATTTTAACTCTGTAGCAGGAAAAGGGGCAGATTTAATTGTAACTGTAAAACAACTTGCAGATCAATTAAATGGATATAACGTAGCAGAAATTAGAAGTTATACAAATAAGAAAAAAATTAAAGAAGATGTATTAGATAAAATTAAGGAATTAGTAAAATAA
- a CDS encoding putative PTS system, IIC subunit, with protein MNFLNVIGNDILTNPAFLLGLMSLVGLIALKKPFNKLITGTLKPILGYIMLGAGADFIVKNLDPLGKMIEQGFGITGVVPNNEAIVSIAQNILGKETMFILVAGLIINIIIARVTKFKYIFLTGHHSFFMACMFSAVLSTSGMKGTTLILIGGILLGAWSAISPSIGQRYTDLVTDDDGIAMGHFGSLGYYLSAFIGEKIGDKENSTENIVIPEKVNFLRDSTISTAITMIVFYLIAAIAAGPEYTETLSGGKNYIVFALTSALSFAVGVTIVYNGVRMILSELIPAFQGISQKLIPNAIPAVDCAVFFTYAPNAVLIGFISSFVGGVIGMVILGAVGAVLIIPGLVPHFFCGATAGIYGNATGGKKGAIVGAFVNGLLLSFLPAMLLPVLGNIGFQNTTFGDFDFGVLGILIGKSTSSIGTAGIYIIVAILLAVLIIPSFIKTKTNVINAKDEY; from the coding sequence ATGAATTTTTTAAATGTTATAGGAAATGATATACTTACTAACCCGGCGTTCTTATTAGGACTTATGTCACTTGTAGGATTAATAGCTTTGAAAAAACCATTTAATAAACTTATAACTGGAACGTTGAAGCCAATACTAGGATATATAATGCTTGGAGCTGGAGCAGATTTTATTGTTAAAAATCTTGATCCATTAGGGAAAATGATAGAGCAAGGATTTGGAATTACAGGGGTAGTGCCAAACAATGAAGCAATAGTTTCAATTGCTCAAAATATTCTTGGTAAAGAAACAATGTTCATATTAGTTGCTGGACTTATTATCAATATCATAATCGCAAGAGTAACTAAATTTAAATATATATTTTTAACAGGACATCATAGTTTCTTTATGGCTTGTATGTTCTCAGCAGTTCTTTCTACTTCTGGAATGAAAGGAACTACTCTTATTCTTATAGGTGGAATATTATTAGGAGCATGGTCAGCTATATCTCCAAGCATTGGGCAAAGATATACAGATCTTGTAACTGATGATGACGGAATAGCTATGGGTCATTTTGGTTCTTTAGGATATTATCTTTCAGCATTTATTGGAGAAAAAATAGGTGATAAAGAAAATAGTACAGAAAATATAGTTATTCCTGAAAAAGTAAATTTCTTGAGAGACAGCACTATATCTACAGCTATAACTATGATCGTATTCTATCTTATTGCAGCTATTGCAGCTGGACCAGAATATACAGAGACTTTATCTGGTGGAAAGAACTATATAGTTTTTGCTCTTACTTCTGCTTTAAGTTTTGCAGTTGGAGTTACAATTGTATATAATGGTGTAAGAATGATACTTTCTGAACTTATACCAGCATTCCAAGGAATTTCTCAAAAATTGATTCCTAATGCGATACCAGCAGTTGACTGTGCAGTATTTTTTACTTATGCACCAAATGCAGTATTGATAGGATTTATATCTTCGTTTGTAGGTGGAGTAATTGGAATGGTTATACTAGGGGCAGTTGGAGCAGTTCTTATTATTCCTGGACTTGTACCTCACTTCTTCTGTGGTGCAACAGCAGGCATTTATGGAAATGCTACTGGAGGAAAGAAAGGTGCAATAGTTGGAGCATTTGTTAATGGACTTTTACTATCATTCCTACCAGCGATGCTTCTTCCTGTATTAGGAAATATTGGATTCCAAAATACAACATTTGGAGATTTTGACTTTGGAGTATTGGGAATTTTAATAGGAAAATCAACATCATCTATTGGAACAGCTGGAATATATATAATTGTAGCAATTCTTCTTGCTGTACTTATTATTCCTAGTTTTATAAAAACAAAAACAAACGTTATCAATGCAAAAGATGAATATTAG
- the fba gene encoding fructose-bisphosphate aldolase — protein MKKYSFKDLGLENTRDMFKRANENGYSIPAFNFANLEQLQAILDACVEAESDVIIQISASARTYIGKEQLPLLVKGAIDEIRAKGSKIAVALNLDHGKGQDLIKDCLNYGFSSVMIDASKYDFEKNIELTKEIVELAKDYDASVEGEIGVIHGTEDEHSADESTFTKPAEAVEFIKKTGVDSLAIAIGTAHGAHKFKVGEDPKLRLDILENIKKEIGNFPIVLHGSSSVPQDYIRKFKEFGGEVKDAIGIPDEELRKASKSIVTKINVDTDGRLVFTSTLREYFAKNPKEMDLKKYLDYARNEMKNFYVKKINSVFKTK, from the coding sequence ATGAAAAAATATAGTTTTAAAGATCTTGGACTTGAAAATACAAGAGATATGTTTAAAAGAGCTAATGAAAATGGATATTCTATACCAGCATTTAACTTTGCAAATTTAGAACAGCTTCAGGCAATACTAGATGCATGTGTAGAAGCTGAGAGTGATGTTATAATTCAAATATCAGCAAGTGCAAGAACATATATTGGAAAAGAACAGCTTCCTCTTTTAGTAAAAGGAGCAATAGATGAAATAAGAGCAAAGGGATCAAAGATAGCAGTGGCATTGAATCTTGATCATGGAAAAGGTCAGGATTTGATTAAAGACTGTCTCAATTATGGGTTTTCATCTGTAATGATAGATGCTTCGAAATATGATTTTGAAAAAAATATAGAGTTAACTAAAGAAATAGTAGAGCTTGCAAAAGATTACGATGCTTCTGTAGAAGGAGAAATTGGAGTTATTCATGGAACAGAAGATGAACATTCTGCAGATGAAAGTACATTCACAAAACCAGCTGAAGCAGTAGAGTTTATAAAAAAGACAGGAGTAGATTCTCTTGCTATTGCAATAGGAACAGCACATGGAGCACACAAATTCAAAGTGGGAGAAGATCCTAAATTAAGACTTGATATACTTGAAAATATTAAGAAAGAGATAGGGAACTTTCCAATAGTTCTTCATGGTTCATCTTCAGTACCTCAAGACTATATTAGAAAATTTAAAGAATTTGGTGGAGAGGTAAAAGATGCAATAGGAATACCTGATGAAGAATTAAGAAAAGCATCTAAGTCAATAGTTACAAAAATTAATGTAGATACAGATGGAAGACTTGTTTTTACAAGTACATTGAGAGAGTATTTTGCAAAAAATCCAAAAGAAATGGATTTAAAAAAATATCTTGATTATGCTAGAAATGAAATGAAAAACTTCTATGTAAAGAAGATTAACTCTGTATTTAAAACAAAATAA
- a CDS encoding putative diguanylate cyclase, translating into MEKTNSWEKIMGFLVFILMSVILILVNIHICKRQKQVNVKHGEYLLNNKINQIQYSIDSRLLKLKILEMVIIDNNGKIRDFNEIAERLYEDDPSIRSLQLAPNGDVTYVYPLKGNEDAFGDIFSDPYRKIEAEYARDSGNMTLAGPFELYQKGIGVVARRPIYLKDSNKKKQFWGFSIAVMNVPEIFDKADLKILDKEGYLYKIWRNIPDSLERQVIVKNFEEDIEESIQGEIYVPGGVWFLNIVPKNGWISFEYIISKIFIAIFISFLVALVIYGLMISKRKSRELVLLANTDSLTGLYNERFLSKLLNELINSRISFGLLYLDLDKFKEVNDNYGHKIGDLLLIEVANRLKSCVDSSDFVFRIGGDEFAIIIKNNREKDFYMKLLEKIHIVVEQPFYITNCYLIPRISGGYSIYPDEYKNSDEMIKKADKMMYKNKLKREKENLAI; encoded by the coding sequence ATGGAGAAAACAAATTCTTGGGAAAAAATAATGGGTTTTTTAGTGTTTATTTTAATGTCTGTCATATTAATTTTAGTAAATATTCATATTTGTAAGAGACAGAAACAAGTTAATGTAAAACATGGAGAATATCTTCTTAATAATAAGATAAATCAAATACAATATTCTATTGATTCTAGGCTTTTAAAATTAAAAATTTTAGAAATGGTTATAATTGATAATAATGGAAAAATTAGAGATTTTAATGAAATTGCTGAAAGACTTTATGAAGATGATCCTTCAATTAGAAGTCTTCAACTAGCACCAAATGGAGATGTAACATATGTATATCCTCTAAAAGGAAATGAAGATGCTTTTGGAGATATTTTTTCTGATCCATATAGAAAAATTGAGGCTGAATATGCAAGAGATAGTGGAAATATGACACTAGCAGGACCATTTGAACTTTATCAAAAGGGAATAGGGGTAGTAGCAAGAAGACCAATTTATCTTAAAGATAGTAATAAGAAAAAACAATTTTGGGGATTTAGTATAGCAGTCATGAATGTTCCAGAAATATTTGATAAAGCAGATTTAAAAATATTGGATAAGGAAGGATATTTATATAAAATATGGAGAAATATTCCAGATTCGTTAGAAAGACAGGTTATTGTTAAAAATTTTGAAGAAGATATAGAAGAAAGTATTCAAGGAGAAATTTATGTTCCAGGAGGAGTTTGGTTTTTAAATATAGTTCCTAAAAATGGTTGGATTTCATTTGAATATATCATATCAAAAATATTTATAGCGATATTTATTAGTTTTTTAGTCGCACTTGTTATTTATGGATTAATGATTTCTAAAAGAAAAAGTAGAGAATTAGTTTTATTGGCAAATACAGATTCATTGACTGGATTGTATAATGAGAGATTTTTATCCAAATTATTAAATGAATTAATAAACTCAAGAATTTCTTTTGGCTTATTATATCTTGATTTAGATAAATTTAAAGAAGTAAATGATAATTATGGACATAAAATAGGAGACTTATTACTAATAGAAGTAGCAAATCGATTAAAAAGTTGTGTTGATAGTTCAGATTTTGTATTCCGAATAGGTGGAGATGAGTTTGCAATTATTATTAAAAATAATAGAGAAAAAGATTTCTATATGAAGCTTTTAGAAAAGATTCATATAGTTGTGGAACAACCTTTTTACATTACAAATTGTTATTTAATACCTCGTATTAGTGGAGGATATTCTATATATCCTGATGAATACAAAAATTCAGATGAAATGATAAAAAAAGCTGATAAAATGATGTATAAAAATAAATTGAAGCGTGAAAAAGAAAACCTAGCTATCTAA
- a CDS encoding putative L-aspartate dehydrogenase: MAKVGFLGCGKIGKSMVEHIKKKGTHQITFIQDPFLKCEGELKEKIIAKGLDSFYEGTDLIIESATADVLKENIELILKHSNLLVLSVTAFSDNDFTDKVKKLCSKYGRHIYFPHGAILGMDGLFDAHSIITSVTIETVKNPKSLGREDTERTVVYEGTTREACKLYPRNVNVHATIALSGIGFDKTHSRIISDPAVTTNTHNICIKGDGISFTLNISSFSTGGITGVYTPISACGSLDRILGGDEYYTFV; the protein is encoded by the coding sequence GTGGCAAAAGTAGGTTTTTTAGGATGTGGTAAAATTGGAAAAAGTATGGTGGAACATATTAAGAAAAAAGGAACTCATCAAATAACTTTTATACAGGATCCTTTCTTAAAATGTGAGGGTGAATTAAAAGAAAAAATTATTGCCAAAGGGCTGGATTCATTTTATGAAGGAACAGATTTAATAATAGAATCAGCTACTGCTGATGTCCTCAAAGAAAATATAGAATTGATACTAAAACATTCAAATTTATTAGTATTATCAGTAACAGCTTTCAGTGATAATGATTTTACAGATAAGGTAAAAAAATTATGCAGCAAATATGGAAGACATATATATTTTCCTCATGGAGCAATATTAGGAATGGATGGACTCTTTGATGCTCATTCTATCATTACCAGTGTAACTATTGAAACAGTAAAAAATCCTAAAAGTCTAGGACGTGAAGACACTGAGAGAACAGTTGTATATGAAGGTACCACCAGAGAAGCATGCAAACTTTATCCAAGAAATGTCAATGTTCATGCCACTATAGCATTATCAGGGATAGGATTTGATAAAACACATTCAAGAATAATTTCAGATCCAGCTGTTACTACTAACACTCACAATATATGTATAAAAGGAGATGGCATTTCATTTACTCTGAATATAAGCAGTTTTTCAACTGGAGGAATTACTGGAGTTTACACACCTATATCAGCTTGTGGAAGTTTAGACAGAATATTAGGAGGAGATGAATACTATACATTTGTATAG
- a CDS encoding putative transcriptional regulator, with translation MTIEERAYSTKLTKNEKKVLEYILQNLEKACYMTSNEIAKELKLGDTSVIRMAKSLGFSGYGEFKKKLALETLEKRYQKINNHLPFEKIAITNSIDLKQIPELVFQNIQNNILKDQNRNEVEKYIETAKKIIGAKKKYIAGFRNTYGIANYFTTILSHVIPQVMHLNAHDGFEDQAIDMDENDILILFTLPRYSQNALQVYKIAKEHKCPVIVITNQLISQVTEGAAYVLVHSVDSLSFANSIVGVTLTVEILVSLISKLAGEKGKKRLEKLDGYMSETGMY, from the coding sequence ATGACAATTGAAGAGAGAGCCTATAGCACCAAACTTACCAAAAATGAAAAAAAAGTTCTGGAGTACATACTTCAAAATTTGGAAAAAGCCTGCTATATGACATCTAACGAAATAGCAAAAGAATTAAAATTGGGAGATACTTCAGTTATAAGAATGGCAAAATCTCTTGGATTTTCAGGATATGGAGAATTTAAAAAGAAACTGGCTTTGGAAACCTTAGAAAAAAGATATCAAAAAATAAATAACCATCTGCCTTTTGAAAAAATAGCAATTACAAATTCGATAGATTTAAAACAAATACCTGAACTGGTATTTCAAAATATACAAAATAATATTTTAAAGGATCAAAATAGAAATGAAGTTGAAAAGTATATAGAAACAGCTAAAAAAATAATAGGGGCAAAGAAAAAGTATATAGCTGGTTTTCGTAATACTTATGGAATTGCTAATTATTTTACCACTATCTTATCACATGTTATCCCTCAAGTTATGCATCTTAATGCTCATGATGGATTTGAAGATCAGGCTATAGACATGGATGAAAATGATATACTGATACTTTTTACTTTGCCTCGTTATTCACAAAATGCCTTACAAGTGTACAAAATAGCAAAAGAACATAAATGCCCTGTAATTGTGATTACTAACCAGTTGATATCTCAAGTAACAGAAGGGGCTGCTTATGTCTTGGTACATAGTGTAGATTCTCTAAGTTTTGCTAATTCTATAGTTGGAGTAACACTGACTGTTGAAATATTAGTCAGTCTTATAAGTAAGCTTGCAGGAGAAAAAGGGAAAAAAAGACTTGAAAAATTGGATGGATACATGTCAGAAACTGGAATGTATTGA
- the ilvA gene encoding threonine dehydratase: protein MLRLEQIKEAQIRISEYTIKTPMIRMEVLDELLGCKVYLKAECMQKTNSFKIRGALNKMLTMSEDELKAGVVAASSGNHGKGVAFVAELLGVKATIVVPDNAPKIKVDGIKSFGARVVQCPYDERHNVANALNKEYGYSIVHPYDDYAIMAGQGTIGLEIMEQLPDVDYVIVPIGGGGLISGISTAVKEISSSVTTIGIEPECMCRYTKSFAAGERILLPSQHSVADAILTLIPGEKPYPVVKKYVDKIITVKEEDIAQGSIKLLTAGKILAEFSSAIGIAAALKGTLPVTKDSKVCFVISGGNVDPEAIVKEM from the coding sequence ATGCTCAGACTAGAACAGATAAAAGAAGCTCAAATAAGAATATCAGAATATACTATTAAAACTCCAATGATAAGAATGGAAGTTTTAGATGAACTTCTTGGATGTAAAGTGTATCTTAAAGCTGAATGTATGCAGAAAACAAATTCTTTCAAGATAAGAGGGGCACTTAATAAGATGCTGACTATGTCTGAAGATGAATTGAAAGCTGGAGTTGTAGCAGCCTCATCTGGTAATCATGGAAAAGGAGTTGCATTTGTTGCAGAATTATTAGGAGTAAAAGCTACTATAGTTGTTCCTGACAATGCTCCTAAAATTAAAGTTGATGGGATTAAATCTTTTGGAGCAAGGGTAGTACAGTGTCCATATGATGAACGCCATAATGTGGCAAATGCTTTGAATAAAGAATATGGATATTCTATAGTTCATCCATATGATGACTATGCTATTATGGCTGGGCAGGGAACTATTGGGCTGGAAATTATGGAACAACTTCCAGATGTAGATTATGTGATCGTTCCAATAGGTGGAGGCGGACTTATCAGTGGTATTTCAACTGCTGTGAAAGAAATTTCTTCATCTGTGACTACTATTGGTATAGAACCAGAATGTATGTGCAGATACACTAAAAGTTTTGCTGCAGGAGAACGTATTCTTCTTCCATCACAGCATTCTGTAGCTGATGCTATTCTTACTCTCATTCCAGGAGAAAAACCATATCCTGTAGTAAAAAAATATGTAGATAAAATTATTACTGTAAAAGAAGAGGATATAGCTCAGGGAAGTATCAAACTTCTTACAGCAGGAAAAATATTGGCTGAATTTTCTTCAGCTATTGGTATAGCTGCTGCTCTTAAAGGAACTCTTCCTGTTACAAAAGATTCAAAAGTATGTTTTGTAATATCAGGAGGAAACGTGGACCCAGAAGCAATAGTTAAAGAAATGTAA
- the pykF gene encoding pyruvate kinase, with translation MKKTKIVCTIGPKTESVETLKELLRTGMNMMRLNFSHGDHEEHGKRIQNFRQAKAETGIRAALLLDNKGPEIRTIKLEGGKDAVIVAGQDFTITTDKTVVGNNKIVAVTYEGLTKDLKAGDTVLIDDGLLEFTVKEVVENEVRCIAVNNGELGENKGVNLPNVAVNLPALSEKDVKDMIFGCQQGIDYVAASFIRKADDVREVRRVLDENGGKDVQIISKIENQEGVDNFEEILELSDGIMVARGDLGVEIPVEDVPVAQKMMIDRCNAVGKVVITATQMLDSMIKNPRPTRAEVNDVANAILDGTDCVMLSGESAKGKYPIEAVSVMARIAEKMDPLVTPRNKCKNEEVTITSAVAKGTAEVSEALGAKVIVVGTESGRAARDIRRYFPTATILAITNNERTANQLMLSRGVIPYVDGNSETLDSFFNLAERVTVELGLVSRGDIIVAICGESVFKRGTTNSVKVIEIK, from the coding sequence TTGAAAAAGACGAAAATTGTTTGTACAATTGGACCAAAAACTGAATCGGTAGAAACTTTAAAAGAATTATTAAGAACTGGAATGAACATGATGAGATTAAATTTTTCTCATGGAGATCATGAGGAACATGGAAAAAGAATTCAAAATTTTAGACAAGCAAAAGCAGAAACTGGAATCAGAGCAGCTTTATTATTAGATAACAAAGGACCAGAAATTAGAACGATTAAACTTGAAGGTGGAAAAGATGCTGTAATAGTTGCAGGACAGGATTTTACAATCACTACTGATAAAACTGTAGTGGGAAATAATAAAATAGTTGCTGTAACTTATGAAGGATTAACAAAAGATCTTAAAGCTGGAGATACTGTACTTATTGATGATGGACTTCTTGAGTTCACTGTTAAAGAAGTAGTAGAAAATGAAGTGAGATGTATTGCTGTAAATAATGGAGAATTAGGTGAAAATAAAGGTGTAAATCTTCCAAATGTTGCAGTTAATTTACCAGCATTATCAGAAAAAGATGTAAAAGATATGATCTTTGGATGCCAACAAGGAATTGACTATGTTGCAGCTTCATTTATCAGAAAAGCTGATGATGTAAGAGAAGTAAGAAGAGTTCTTGATGAGAATGGAGGAAAAGATGTTCAAATCATTTCCAAAATAGAAAATCAAGAAGGAGTGGATAACTTTGAAGAAATTCTTGAACTATCTGATGGTATCATGGTAGCAAGAGGAGATCTGGGAGTAGAAATTCCTGTAGAAGACGTTCCAGTAGCACAAAAAATGATGATAGATAGATGTAATGCAGTAGGAAAAGTGGTTATAACAGCTACACAAATGCTTGATTCTATGATTAAGAATCCAAGACCTACAAGAGCAGAAGTAAATGATGTTGCTAATGCAATTCTTGATGGTACAGATTGTGTAATGCTTTCTGGAGAATCAGCAAAAGGAAAATATCCAATAGAAGCAGTTTCAGTAATGGCAAGAATAGCTGAAAAAATGGATCCATTAGTAACTCCAAGAAATAAATGTAAGAATGAAGAAGTAACAATAACTTCAGCTGTTGCAAAAGGAACTGCTGAAGTAAGTGAAGCTCTAGGAGCAAAAGTTATAGTGGTAGGAACTGAATCAGGAAGAGCTGCAAGAGATATCAGAAGATATTTTCCAACAGCAACTATACTTGCAATTACTAACAATGAAAGAACAGCAAATCAATTAATGCTATCTAGAGGAGTTATTCCATATGTAGATGGAAATTCAGAAACTCTTGATTCATTCTTTAATCTGGCTGAAAGAGTGACAGTTGAATTAGGATTAGTAAGCAGAGGAGATATAATTGTTGCAATTTGTGGAGAAAGTGTATTCAAAAGAGGAACAACTAACTCTGTAAAAGTAATTGAAATAAAATAA